One Flagellimonas sp. CMM7 genomic region harbors:
- a CDS encoding T9SS type A sorting domain-containing protein encodes MKKIYFILIMALPLFTFGQELVSVNTEQAQELQGFKMYPNPVYGEEVYITTASNGSKQIKVYDVFGDVVLTDRISTNTLNISRLVPGVYVLQVTEQEKTMTRKLVIK; translated from the coding sequence ATGAAGAAAATCTACTTTATTCTCATTATGGCATTACCCCTATTCACTTTCGGCCAAGAGCTGGTCAGTGTAAATACTGAACAGGCGCAAGAACTCCAAGGTTTTAAAATGTACCCAAATCCCGTCTATGGCGAGGAAGTATACATTACCACTGCTTCTAACGGAAGTAAACAGATAAAAGTTTATGATGTTTTTGGAGATGTTGTACTTACGGATAGAATTTCGACCAACACCCTTAACATATCCAGATTAGTTCCTGGAGTCTATGTACTTCAAGTAACTGAACAGGAAAAAACAATGACCCGAAAGCTGGTTATAAAATAA
- a CDS encoding T9SS type A sorting domain-containing protein: MKHLYLVFFFFVCSLGFAQNSQAGADIDGFKLYPNPVTQGKIYIETTKKAPKQILIFDVLGTQVLQTTIIGRELNLSSLDKGVYILRVFENNKVATRKLIIK, translated from the coding sequence ATGAAGCACCTTTACCTCGTCTTCTTCTTTTTTGTCTGTTCCCTTGGATTCGCTCAGAATTCCCAAGCTGGAGCTGATATAGACGGGTTTAAGTTGTACCCCAACCCAGTTACTCAAGGGAAAATCTATATAGAGACCACCAAAAAAGCCCCAAAGCAAATCCTTATTTTTGATGTATTGGGAACCCAAGTGTTGCAGACTACCATTATTGGCAGAGAACTAAATCTTTCTAGTTTGGATAAGGGCGTCTATATTCTAAGAGTTTTTGAAAACAATAAAGTTGCCACCAGAAAGCTGATTATTAAGTAG
- a CDS encoding TonB-dependent receptor — translation MKYFFTLLSLVFMIQVSAQETTGSIVGKLTDKELNNEPLAFANVLIKGTTTGATSDFDGLYEITNVESGAYTLVFSFLGYETLEVPNVIVEIGKVTEINTGLGASSVGLDEVIVTTSARKDSQTALLLDQKRAVTVVESIGAKELGDLGISDAKTATTKISGVTESEASGDIFVRGLGDRYLSTTLNGLPIPSDNVDRKNINLGLFPTRVIQNISISKTYSAKTSADQASGNIDIASRELVGSSELSIGVSGGLNTSVYQDGVNDNFLVSPNLDDETTFGFYNSNRTLVQQLTEQSWDPATRENPLNYGVNLTFGRKFFDNKLSFILTGSHNESFRHNEGIYQILEYGFVQVGASDYTKYESEITNTALFDLTYYINDKNKIKSTTTFLNTLKDEVIEFGRNGEAQVSDDTGAFGSFGIPLEFVKDQNTKQTKLLVTQLLGEHKLSEKNQLNWAGGYNLLNADEPNRIRNQVFFDAAPETSVALNSQGGFNQRKAAQLIEDIEYNGYVNDVISVINEEDEEGDSSKKFDIELGVFYRNKERDFSSEFVGVTESNSVDRFSTRTNSLDNLNGLLNTQNFANGSLQVVRLSENANGETKDVYTGDYTSQAAYADFNVQLNRLGVNAGVRLQKDEIFVSYDVGGSGSRIVGETTQDYSNFYPSLNLKYTINDKHALRLAASRTITLPEFKEIAPFRYVAPSGQEVTGNADNLTASFTNNFDIKWEFFPTNDQLISLAVFYKDITDPINRTVQRGGESIWTYENTGEKAKVYGIELESKINLIKPTYDEENDVDSGVDLNFVFNATLMHHEQDLKLVPTADGASATDFFKFGTNSSTGLQGASDFIMNTNLNLKTAGKNAFGASLNANYASDKIFVLGSAEGFNIYDYSYNDNIVENGFVVLNARLSKELDEHWQISLNGQNLLNPEIKRTQGVLDNRNEIRDFSTDINERLGPNAPQRIIRTETVRSYKLGSTVSLGVTYNF, via the coding sequence ATGAAATATTTTTTTACGCTTTTATCACTTGTTTTTATGATACAAGTGAGTGCACAAGAAACTACTGGAAGTATAGTAGGTAAGCTTACGGACAAAGAATTAAACAACGAACCCTTAGCTTTTGCGAATGTTCTTATTAAAGGAACAACTACAGGGGCAACGTCAGATTTTGATGGTTTATATGAAATTACAAATGTCGAATCTGGGGCTTATACATTGGTATTTAGTTTTTTAGGGTATGAAACGCTTGAGGTTCCTAATGTAATTGTTGAAATAGGAAAAGTAACTGAGATAAACACTGGTCTTGGTGCCAGTAGTGTTGGTTTAGATGAAGTTATCGTAACCACATCGGCAAGAAAAGATTCACAAACAGCACTTCTTCTAGACCAAAAAAGAGCAGTTACGGTTGTTGAAAGTATTGGCGCAAAGGAACTCGGTGATTTGGGTATTTCTGATGCCAAAACTGCAACAACCAAAATTTCTGGAGTAACAGAAAGTGAAGCTTCTGGTGATATTTTTGTTAGAGGATTGGGTGATAGATACCTGTCAACAACATTAAATGGCCTACCTATACCATCTGATAATGTAGATAGAAAAAATATAAACTTAGGCTTATTTCCTACAAGAGTTATCCAAAACATTAGTATCAGCAAAACCTATTCAGCAAAAACCTCTGCCGATCAGGCTTCAGGTAATATCGATATTGCCTCAAGAGAACTTGTTGGAAGTTCAGAGTTAAGCATAGGTGTTTCTGGTGGTTTGAACACATCTGTATACCAAGATGGAGTTAACGACAACTTTTTAGTTTCACCAAATTTAGATGATGAAACCACTTTTGGGTTTTACAATTCAAACAGAACGCTTGTTCAACAATTAACTGAACAATCCTGGGATCCTGCCACTAGGGAAAACCCATTGAATTATGGTGTAAACCTAACATTTGGGAGAAAATTTTTTGACAATAAACTCTCTTTCATCCTAACCGGGTCGCATAATGAGAGTTTTAGACATAATGAAGGTATCTATCAAATTTTGGAGTATGGTTTTGTTCAAGTAGGTGCGTCAGATTATACCAAATATGAGTCTGAAATCACAAACACAGCATTATTTGATTTAACCTATTACATAAATGATAAGAATAAAATAAAATCTACTACCACATTTCTCAACACATTGAAAGATGAAGTTATAGAGTTTGGTAGAAACGGTGAGGCTCAAGTTAGTGATGACACAGGTGCCTTTGGGAGTTTTGGGATTCCATTGGAATTTGTAAAAGACCAAAACACCAAGCAAACCAAACTACTGGTCACGCAACTTCTGGGTGAACATAAGTTATCCGAAAAAAACCAATTGAATTGGGCAGGTGGTTATAATTTGCTTAATGCCGATGAACCCAATCGAATTAGAAACCAAGTATTCTTTGATGCCGCTCCAGAAACTTCAGTAGCACTGAACTCACAAGGTGGTTTTAATCAAAGAAAAGCTGCACAATTAATCGAGGATATTGAATATAATGGTTATGTAAATGATGTAATTAGTGTTATCAATGAAGAAGATGAAGAAGGGGATTCCAGTAAAAAATTTGATATTGAATTAGGTGTTTTCTATCGAAACAAAGAGCGTGATTTTAGCTCGGAATTTGTTGGGGTAACAGAATCCAATAGTGTTGATAGATTTAGCACAAGAACCAACAGTTTGGACAATTTGAATGGTTTATTAAATACCCAAAATTTTGCCAACGGTTCTTTGCAAGTTGTTAGGTTGAGTGAAAACGCCAACGGAGAAACAAAGGATGTTTACACTGGAGATTATACTTCACAAGCAGCCTACGCCGACTTTAATGTTCAGTTGAATAGACTTGGGGTAAATGCAGGTGTTAGACTGCAAAAAGATGAAATTTTTGTTAGTTATGATGTAGGAGGTAGCGGCTCAAGGATTGTTGGAGAAACGACTCAAGACTATTCTAACTTTTATCCAAGTTTGAACTTAAAATACACGATTAATGACAAGCATGCCTTAAGGTTGGCCGCTAGCAGAACCATAACATTACCCGAATTCAAGGAAATTGCCCCCTTTAGATACGTAGCTCCTTCTGGTCAAGAAGTGACCGGTAATGCAGATAACCTAACCGCATCTTTTACAAACAATTTTGATATTAAATGGGAATTCTTTCCAACGAATGATCAGTTAATCTCCTTAGCAGTATTCTATAAGGATATTACAGATCCTATCAATAGAACTGTGCAGCGTGGCGGTGAAAGTATTTGGACTTATGAAAATACCGGAGAAAAGGCAAAGGTTTACGGAATTGAGCTAGAGAGCAAGATCAACTTGATTAAACCTACTTATGATGAGGAAAATGACGTTGATTCTGGAGTTGACTTAAATTTTGTTTTTAATGCCACCCTTATGCACCATGAACAAGATTTGAAACTTGTTCCAACTGCAGATGGTGCCAGTGCAACAGACTTCTTCAAATTTGGAACCAATAGTTCTACAGGCCTACAAGGAGCATCTGACTTTATAATGAACACCAATTTAAATCTTAAGACTGCGGGTAAAAATGCTTTTGGCGCATCTCTTAATGCCAACTATGCGTCTGACAAAATTTTTGTTTTGGGTAGTGCAGAAGGGTTTAACATCTATGATTATTCCTATAATGACAATATAGTTGAAAATGGTTTTGTGGTACTTAATGCTAGGTTAAGCAAAGAACTTGATGAGCATTGGCAGATATCATTGAATGGCCAAAACCTTTTAAATCCTGAAATAAAAAGAACCCAGGGAGTCTTGGATAACCGAAATGAAATTCGAGATTTTTCAACCGACATAAATGAACGTTTGGGGCCTAATGCGCCACAAAGAATTATCCGTACCGAGACGGTAAGATCTTATAAACTAGGCAGCACTGTTAGTCTAGGTGTGACTTATAATTTTTAA
- a CDS encoding response regulator transcription factor, with product MKTKDIKILLVDDEPDILEIVSYNLSSEGYEVFTAKNGVEGVAKAKKKTPHLIILDVMMPEMDGIEACEIIRSTPGLENTIITFLTARGEDYSQVAGFDAGADDYITKPIKPKVLVSKVKALLRRIKEEKAETEDIVTVGNIVINREEYKIINNGNEIVLPRKEFELLSLLTSKPNKVFKREVILDKVWGNEVVVGGRTIDVHIRKLREKIGDHHFKTVKGVGYKFVL from the coding sequence ATGAAAACAAAGGACATTAAGATTCTACTTGTTGATGATGAGCCGGATATTCTAGAAATTGTGAGCTATAATCTTTCTTCTGAAGGATATGAAGTCTTTACTGCAAAGAATGGAGTTGAAGGAGTTGCAAAGGCAAAAAAGAAAACCCCCCATCTAATTATATTAGATGTTATGATGCCAGAAATGGATGGCATTGAAGCTTGTGAAATTATAAGAAGTACCCCAGGTCTTGAAAATACCATCATTACATTTCTTACCGCTCGTGGAGAAGATTATTCGCAAGTGGCGGGTTTTGATGCCGGTGCCGATGACTACATTACTAAACCCATCAAACCAAAAGTATTGGTAAGTAAAGTAAAGGCTCTGTTGAGAAGAATAAAAGAAGAAAAAGCTGAAACCGAGGATATTGTAACGGTAGGTAACATTGTAATTAATAGGGAAGAGTACAAAATCATCAATAATGGGAATGAGATTGTACTTCCAAGAAAAGAGTTTGAACTTTTATCATTATTGACTTCCAAGCCAAATAAGGTGTTTAAAAGAGAAGTGATTTTAGATAAGGTATGGGGGAATGAAGTGGTTGTAGGTGGCCGCACTATTGATGTGCATATTAGAAAATTACGCGAAAAAATAGGAGACCATCACTTTAAAACGGTTAAAGGTGTGGGATATAAGTTTGTATTGTAA
- a CDS encoding cell wall metabolism sensor histidine kinase WalK, producing MAIRIRKSYKFALRSSLLITTFLVGILLVYLIFKEQVNWLFIAFFASACFVVSFFILQIRVERFIYRRVKKIYDDVSLLESSSFSSKPVTTDMKTLTQEIEKFAEDKKIEIDTLKIREEYRKDFLGNVSHELKTPLFTVQGYILTLLDGAMNDKKIREKYLARANKGVERLIYIVKDLDLITKLEVGGLKLEREDFDIIELIQNVFDLLEMKSKKKEISLTFDMEYIDPIYINADREKIQQVVTNLLVNSIKYGHPNGTTEVSVENLIKNKVIIRVTDNGEGIPKEHIPRLFERFYRVDQSGSRAEGGSGLGLSIVKHIMEAHDEKIYVESEEDVGSEFSFTLEKSENKLP from the coding sequence ATGGCCATTAGAATAAGGAAATCTTATAAGTTTGCCTTAAGATCATCCCTTCTGATAACTACTTTCCTTGTAGGGATATTACTAGTATACCTTATTTTCAAAGAACAGGTCAACTGGTTGTTTATTGCATTCTTTGCAAGTGCATGTTTTGTTGTTTCCTTTTTTATACTTCAAATTAGAGTAGAACGATTTATTTACAGACGGGTTAAAAAAATATATGACGATGTTTCCTTGTTAGAATCTTCGTCCTTCTCGTCAAAACCTGTCACTACAGACATGAAAACCTTGACCCAAGAAATTGAGAAATTTGCTGAGGACAAGAAAATAGAGATAGATACCCTAAAAATTCGAGAAGAATATAGAAAAGACTTCTTAGGAAATGTTTCCCATGAGTTGAAGACACCCCTTTTTACTGTGCAAGGTTACATACTCACTTTGCTGGATGGTGCTATGAATGACAAGAAAATTAGGGAAAAGTACTTAGCTCGTGCCAACAAGGGGGTTGAGCGTTTAATTTACATTGTAAAAGATTTAGATTTAATTACCAAACTTGAGGTAGGCGGGTTAAAATTGGAACGAGAAGATTTTGACATTATTGAGCTCATTCAAAATGTGTTTGATCTTTTAGAAATGAAATCGAAAAAAAAGGAAATCAGTCTTACTTTTGATATGGAATATATAGATCCTATCTATATAAATGCTGATAGGGAGAAGATACAGCAAGTGGTTACCAATCTTCTTGTAAACTCCATTAAATATGGTCATCCAAATGGAACAACGGAGGTAAGTGTCGAGAACCTTATTAAAAATAAAGTCATTATTAGGGTCACAGATAATGGCGAAGGGATACCAAAAGAGCATATTCCAAGACTTTTTGAGCGTTTTTACCGTGTAGATCAAAGTGGTAGCCGTGCTGAGGGAGGTTCAGGATTGGGGCTTTCCATAGTAAAACACATTATGGAGGCACATGATGAAAAAATTTATGTTGAAAGTGAGGAAGATGTAGGTTCCGAGTTTTCTTTTACTTTGGAAAAAAGTGAAAACAAACTACCGTAA
- a CDS encoding glycosyltransferase family protein, with the protein MQSSKRILVAPLNWGLGHATRCIPIINALLEHGHQPFIASDGVARSLLRKEFPDVTTFELPSYKITYAEKAKNFKVKMMWDSPKVLKAMNKEKKTIKQLVKKHQLDGIISDNRLGVFYKKVPCVFITHQLNVLSGNTTWMSSKAHQKIIKKFDACWVPDVEGKPNLTGKLGHLKKSKINIKYLGPLSRFKKTAVEQKYDLMVLLSGPEPQRTILEEKLLEELQQFDGNIFFVKGKIEEHKSIEEFETLNNTITVCNFMQSEELQTALTQSAKVLCRSGYTTIMDLAKLEKKAFFIPTPGQYEQEYLAKRLQKQNLVPYSNQSDFKFDDLKRIDAFEGLKQFESDIDYGSLFSLFSKVKENSEPTSSSLST; encoded by the coding sequence ATGCAAAGTTCTAAACGTATTTTGGTCGCCCCATTAAATTGGGGATTAGGTCATGCCACAAGATGCATTCCAATTATAAATGCTCTTTTGGAGCACGGCCACCAACCATTTATAGCATCGGATGGTGTTGCGCGCTCACTTTTACGGAAAGAATTTCCAGACGTTACTACGTTTGAATTGCCTTCTTACAAGATTACTTATGCCGAAAAGGCTAAGAATTTTAAAGTTAAAATGATGTGGGATTCTCCAAAAGTATTGAAGGCGATGAACAAGGAGAAAAAAACTATAAAACAATTGGTCAAGAAACACCAATTGGATGGTATTATTTCTGATAACCGTTTAGGTGTATTTTACAAAAAAGTGCCCTGTGTTTTTATTACGCATCAACTTAATGTCCTTTCCGGAAATACAACATGGATGAGCTCAAAAGCGCATCAAAAAATCATTAAAAAATTTGATGCTTGCTGGGTTCCCGATGTTGAGGGCAAACCAAACCTTACTGGTAAACTGGGACATTTGAAAAAATCCAAAATCAATATTAAATATTTAGGCCCTCTTAGTAGGTTTAAAAAAACAGCTGTTGAGCAGAAGTACGATTTAATGGTTCTACTTTCTGGTCCTGAACCGCAACGAACCATTTTGGAGGAAAAACTTCTCGAAGAACTTCAACAATTTGATGGAAACATATTTTTTGTGAAAGGGAAAATTGAAGAACATAAATCCATTGAAGAATTTGAGACCTTGAATAACACCATCACTGTTTGCAATTTTATGCAATCCGAAGAATTGCAAACTGCTTTGACCCAAAGTGCCAAAGTACTTTGTCGTTCTGGATATACCACTATAATGGATTTGGCCAAACTAGAGAAAAAGGCGTTTTTTATACCTACCCCAGGGCAATATGAGCAAGAATATCTCGCAAAACGTTTGCAAAAACAGAATCTAGTTCCCTATAGCAATCAAAGCGATTTTAAGTTTGATGATTTGAAGAGGATAGATGCTTTTGAAGGGTTAAAGCAATTTGAATCTGATATTGATTACGGTAGTTTGTTTTCACTTTTTTCCAAAGTAAAAGAAAACTCGGAACCTACATCTTCCTCACTTTCAACATAA
- the trmB gene encoding tRNA (guanosine(46)-N7)-methyltransferase TrmB, which yields MGSKNKLKRFKENETFPNVIQPHRDEVLEGFKFKGNWASFFNNENPIVLELGCGKGEYTVGLAQKNSDKNFIGIDIKGARFWRGAKSAQELELNNVAFVRAQVELVDYLFEPGEVNEIWITFPDPQIKYKRTKHRLTNPLFLEKYKHILKPDGIVNLKTDSEFMHGYTLGLLQGLGCEILYSNHDVYKNEGSPAEVLEIQTFYENQYLEKAKPITYIQFRITN from the coding sequence GTGGGAAGCAAGAACAAACTGAAAAGATTTAAGGAGAACGAAACTTTTCCAAATGTAATCCAGCCCCATAGAGATGAGGTTTTAGAAGGATTCAAGTTTAAAGGGAATTGGGCATCTTTTTTTAATAACGAGAATCCCATTGTTTTGGAATTGGGTTGTGGAAAAGGAGAGTACACCGTTGGTCTCGCACAGAAGAATTCAGATAAAAATTTTATTGGAATTGATATTAAGGGAGCCAGGTTTTGGAGAGGTGCAAAATCTGCTCAGGAATTAGAACTAAATAATGTGGCCTTTGTGCGCGCACAGGTTGAACTTGTAGATTACCTTTTTGAACCTGGTGAGGTAAATGAGATTTGGATTACGTTCCCTGACCCGCAAATAAAATACAAACGCACAAAACACCGTTTGACCAACCCTCTGTTCCTTGAAAAATATAAGCACATATTAAAACCGGATGGAATTGTAAATTTAAAGACCGATAGCGAATTTATGCATGGATATACGCTTGGTCTTTTACAGGGATTGGGTTGTGAAATTTTGTATTCCAATCATGATGTATATAAAAACGAAGGAAGTCCGGCCGAAGTTTTGGAAATCCAGACTTTTTATGAAAATCAGTATCTTGAGAAAGCAAAACCAATCACATATATCCAATTTCGGATCACTAACTAA
- a CDS encoding LysE family transporter, with the protein MMHLLTLFFFTFLAAFGASAPPGLLNMNAAKTSVEKGKSNGIVFGLGVSVMVIFQTYIAVRIAKYLSRNPEVIGMLLQIALVVFAILAVFFFMKGKKQNNHQIDFEKGKKRSSFTKGLFLAAINLLTIPYYSGLNSLFHTQGFMNYKVIDEVIFILAAGLGTFLVMYLYAFYFNKMERKTNRFSKNSNYILSGLMLVLLVITLIKIFY; encoded by the coding sequence ATGATGCACCTGCTAACGCTTTTCTTTTTCACTTTTTTAGCGGCCTTTGGGGCTTCGGCACCGCCTGGTCTGTTAAATATGAATGCAGCTAAAACGAGTGTTGAAAAAGGGAAAAGCAATGGAATTGTTTTTGGGCTCGGAGTGTCCGTCATGGTCATTTTTCAAACCTACATTGCGGTTAGAATAGCAAAGTATCTTTCAAGGAACCCAGAAGTGATCGGTATGTTATTGCAAATTGCCTTAGTGGTATTTGCGATATTGGCTGTTTTTTTCTTTATGAAAGGGAAAAAACAAAACAACCACCAGATTGATTTTGAGAAGGGAAAGAAACGCAGTAGCTTCACAAAAGGCCTTTTTTTAGCTGCAATAAACCTTTTGACCATACCTTATTACAGCGGTTTAAACTCGTTGTTTCATACGCAGGGGTTTATGAATTACAAAGTTATTGACGAGGTGATTTTCATCTTGGCTGCGGGTTTGGGGACTTTTTTGGTGATGTATTTATATGCCTTTTACTTTAACAAAATGGAACGGAAGACCAATCGCTTTTCCAAAAATTCCAACTATATTTTAAGTGGACTAATGTTGGTTTTATTGGTGATTACATTGATTAAAATTTTCTATTAA
- a CDS encoding MGMT family protein: MEEPNFFDKVYEVAKQIPYGKVTSYGAIAKYLGAARSARMVGWAMNNSAAKNVPAHRVVNRVGMLTGKHHFDGTSLMQQLLENEGIVVRDNQIVDFKKHFWDPGKEFESEIG; the protein is encoded by the coding sequence ATGGAAGAACCTAACTTTTTCGATAAGGTCTATGAAGTGGCAAAACAGATACCCTATGGCAAGGTTACCTCTTATGGTGCTATTGCAAAATATTTAGGCGCTGCCAGAAGCGCTCGAATGGTTGGTTGGGCCATGAACAATTCAGCGGCAAAAAATGTTCCTGCGCACCGTGTCGTAAATAGAGTTGGTATGCTCACAGGAAAGCATCATTTTGATGGCACCAGTCTTATGCAGCAGCTTTTGGAAAATGAAGGTATAGTTGTAAGAGATAACCAAATTGTAGATTTTAAAAAGCATTTTTGGGACCCAGGAAAGGAATTTGAATCAGAAATTGGATAG
- a CDS encoding Mrp/NBP35 family ATP-binding protein — MKLNKADILKALENISAPGEGQNIVESGAVTNVQVFGDEVEVDVTIKNPSLQARKKTEVEILKIIHKEVYEKAKIKINVKVDAPSKPKVNQIKGNPIPGIQNIIAVASGKGGVGKSTVTANLAVTLAKMGFKVGLLDTDIYGPSMPIMFDVALEKPLSINVDGKAKMKPVENYGVKLLSIGFFTQPNQAVIWRGPMASKALNQMIFDAHWDELDFLLLDLPPGTGDIHLSIMQSLPVTGAVVVSTPQEIALADARKGVAMFQQEAISVPVLGIVENMAYFTPDELPNNKYHIFGKDGAKNLAEDLDTPFLGEIPLVQSIREAGDVGRPAALQTATPIEEAFEQLTKNVVQELVRRNTDLPPTEAIKITTMAGCAAVKKK, encoded by the coding sequence ATGAAGCTGAACAAGGCAGACATTCTTAAGGCATTAGAAAACATATCCGCCCCTGGCGAAGGTCAAAATATTGTGGAAAGTGGGGCAGTGACCAATGTGCAAGTATTTGGAGATGAAGTTGAAGTAGATGTTACCATAAAGAATCCTAGTCTTCAGGCTAGAAAGAAAACCGAAGTGGAGATTTTAAAAATCATCCATAAAGAGGTTTATGAAAAAGCGAAAATCAAGATCAATGTTAAGGTTGATGCTCCTTCAAAACCTAAAGTGAACCAAATTAAAGGGAATCCAATTCCCGGTATTCAAAATATAATTGCCGTAGCTTCTGGTAAAGGAGGTGTGGGAAAATCTACAGTCACGGCTAATTTGGCAGTTACATTGGCCAAAATGGGTTTTAAGGTAGGGTTGTTGGATACCGATATTTATGGGCCATCCATGCCTATCATGTTTGATGTTGCCTTAGAAAAACCTTTGTCCATTAACGTGGATGGAAAGGCAAAGATGAAACCAGTTGAAAATTATGGGGTTAAATTGCTTTCCATTGGTTTCTTCACACAACCTAATCAAGCTGTAATTTGGCGTGGACCAATGGCTTCAAAAGCTTTAAATCAAATGATTTTTGATGCACATTGGGATGAGCTTGATTTTCTTCTATTGGACTTACCCCCGGGAACAGGTGATATTCACCTAAGCATTATGCAGTCGCTACCGGTTACAGGAGCTGTAGTGGTAAGCACTCCGCAAGAAATTGCTTTGGCAGATGCCAGAAAAGGAGTTGCCATGTTCCAGCAAGAGGCCATAAGCGTTCCTGTGCTGGGTATTGTGGAAAACATGGCCTACTTTACACCAGATGAACTGCCTAACAACAAATACCATATCTTTGGAAAAGATGGTGCCAAAAACTTGGCAGAGGATTTGGATACACCATTTTTAGGAGAGATTCCTTTGGTACAGAGTATTCGTGAAGCAGGCGATGTTGGGAGACCGGCAGCATTACAAACAGCCACTCCAATTGAAGAAGCATTTGAACAATTGACTAAAAATGTTGTTCAAGAATTGGTTAGAAGAAATACAGATTTACCACCAACGGAAGCAATAAAGATTACCACAATGGCAGGGTGTGCCGCCGTTAAAAAGAAATGA
- a CDS encoding NifU family protein, whose translation MTSEEIKTNVQKALDEIRPFLQSDGGDISLISIDNGSSVKVKLEGNCIGCSVNQMTLKSGVEMTIKKYVPQIEEVINVS comes from the coding sequence ATGACGTCAGAAGAGATAAAAACAAATGTTCAAAAAGCCTTGGATGAAATTCGTCCTTTTTTACAAAGTGATGGAGGAGATATTTCATTGATTTCTATAGATAATGGAAGTTCGGTCAAAGTTAAGCTCGAGGGTAATTGCATAGGTTGCAGCGTTAACCAAATGACCCTAAAAAGTGGTGTTGAAATGACCATTAAGAAGTATGTTCCGCAGATTGAAGAAGTTATTAACGTAAGCTAG
- a CDS encoding NAD(P)/FAD-dependent oxidoreductase — MIKTDILIIGAGPTGLFAVFEAGLLQLKCHLIDALPQPGGQCSEIYPKKPIYDIPGFPEVLAGELVDNLMEQIKPFQPGFTLGERAEKIEKLEDGSFIVTTNKATQHHAPIIAIAGGLGSFEPRKPLLDNLSKFEDKGVAYIIKEPEIYRDKKVLIAGGGDSALDWSIFLADIASEVTLVHRRNEFRGALDSVEKVQQLKNQGKINLITPSEVVGLHGEEKLERVSIKRTDTSQEIDLEVDNFIPLFGLSPKLGPIADWGLEIEKNAIKVDNTLDYQTNIPGIYAIGDVNTYPGKLKLILCGFHEATLMCQSAYQRIFPDKKYVMKYTTVGGVTGFDGSKKEAPKAVVKAID; from the coding sequence ATGATTAAAACTGATATACTGATAATTGGTGCAGGCCCTACGGGTCTTTTTGCTGTTTTTGAGGCAGGTCTATTACAGTTAAAATGCCATTTAATAGATGCTTTGCCACAACCAGGAGGACAATGCTCAGAAATATACCCTAAAAAGCCAATTTACGATATCCCCGGGTTTCCAGAAGTTTTGGCTGGAGAACTAGTGGATAATTTAATGGAACAGATAAAGCCATTTCAACCAGGGTTTACTTTGGGAGAACGCGCTGAGAAGATTGAAAAATTAGAAGACGGTTCTTTTATAGTTACCACAAATAAAGCAACGCAACATCATGCACCCATTATTGCCATTGCAGGAGGTTTAGGAAGCTTTGAGCCAAGAAAACCACTGCTGGACAATCTATCCAAATTTGAAGACAAAGGAGTTGCCTATATCATCAAAGAGCCAGAAATCTATCGAGATAAAAAAGTACTAATTGCTGGAGGAGGAGATTCTGCATTGGACTGGTCTATCTTTCTTGCGGATATTGCTTCAGAAGTTACGTTGGTTCATAGGCGAAATGAGTTTCGTGGAGCTTTAGACTCTGTTGAGAAAGTGCAGCAATTAAAGAATCAAGGAAAAATCAATTTGATTACACCTTCTGAAGTAGTAGGGTTGCATGGGGAGGAAAAACTAGAGAGAGTTTCCATCAAAAGAACAGATACTTCACAAGAAATTGATTTAGAAGTGGATAATTTTATTCCACTTTTTGGGCTTTCACCTAAATTGGGGCCCATAGCGGACTGGGGCTTGGAAATTGAAAAAAACGCCATAAAAGTTGATAATACGTTGGACTATCAGACCAATATTCCTGGAATCTACGCTATTGGCGATGTGAATACCTATCCTGGAAAGTTGAAATTGATTTTGTGCGGTTTTCATGAGGCTACCTTAATGTGTCAGAGTGCATATCAACGCATATTTCCAGATAAAAAATATGTTATGAAGTATACCACTGTTGGTGGTGTAACTGGTTTTGATGGAAGTAAAAAAGAGGCTCCCAAGGCTGTTGTAAAAGCTATTGACTAG